In one Babylonia areolata isolate BAREFJ2019XMU chromosome 12, ASM4173473v1, whole genome shotgun sequence genomic region, the following are encoded:
- the LOC143288064 gene encoding lysosomal phospholipase A and acyltransferase-like — MFFKLVLLLICYCCCLCLFACGESWREPWRMEWRGRNGGIPGGRNVKRVTNGLQRRHPVILVPGLGGSQLCARLTDEKYVPVLPCVGTTKKYVNIWVNPMAMLLDLNCTLETLRLHYDPREHVTTNREGVDIRPGRFGDTESVEWLWPVSDQCNGAGMENRFRKRGQQREEGEAAAAAAAADDGGGGVSSSSSSSSFRARALRSGRMKKAYSAKLRGGYSEVDIWPVWKETKEKKRREALRLSGFLPYYAQLVNTLVSNGFTRNKDVTAAPYDFRKSPNEMQGFFQDLRRLIEDTYEKNGNSRVVVVAHSMGNPVLLHFYNHLVSQDWKNRYIRSHVALGAPWGGSVKSLKLMCSGDSMDVPFLESLTLRGTERSLPSVAWLLPSPNVWPLHHVLVSTPTRNYTANDYQELFHDLDHDEGYAMRQDTPPFDLRFPGVEMHCLYGVDVPTPGKLVYSGHAFPDDDPTVVTDDGDGTVNLRSLEAIKEPWREQVQRGIVKLYPLVKVKHLGILKDRRVIDYILRLASNQ; from the exons ATGTTTTTCAAacttgtcctcctcctcatctgctactgctgctgcctctgtctgtttgcgtgCGGTGAGTCCTGGCGAGAACCATGGAGAatggagtggagaggaagaaacggGGGAATACCTGGGGGCAGAaacg TTAAAAGGGTGACGAATGGACTGCAGAGACGCCATCCTGTCATTCTAG tgccaGGACTGGGAGGCAGTCAGCTGTGCGCGAGGTTGACGGACGAGAAGTACGTCCCTGTTCTTCCCTGTGTGGGCACCACCAAGAAATACGTCAACATCTGGGTCAACCCTATGGCGATGTTGCTGGACCTCAACTGCACTCTGGAGACCTTGAg ACTCCACTACGACCCACGCGAGCACGTCACCACCAACAGGGAAGGCGTGGACATCCGGCCTGGAAGGTTCGGTGACACCGAGAGCGTAGAGTGGCTGTGGCCCGTTTCCGACCAATGCAACGGCGCCGGTATGGAGAACCGCTTCCGCAAACGCGGGCAGCAGCGGGAGGAAGGCGAAGCCGCCGCCGCAGCCGCCGCCGCAGATGACGGTGGCGGTGgtgtatcgtcgtcgtcgtcgtcgtcgtcgtttagAGCCCGGGCGCTGCGTTCTGGCAGAATGAAGAAAGCGTACTCTGCCAAGCTCCGAGGCGGCTATTCTGAAGTGGACATCTGGCCGGTATGGaaggagacgaaggagaagaagaggagagaagccCTTCGTCTTTCCGGTTTTC tgcccTATTATGCTCAGTTGGTCAACACGCTCGTGTCCAATGGCTTCACCAGAAACAAGGACGTGACGGCAGCACCTTACGATTTCAGGAAGTCTCCCA ACGAGATGCAAGGCTTTTTCCAAGACTTGAGACGCCTCATCGAAGACACCTACGAGAAGAACGGCAACTCTAGAGTCGTGGTGGTGGCGCACTCGATGGGCAATCCCGTCCTGCTCCACTTCTACAATCACCTGGTCAGCCAGGACTGGAAGAACCGCTATATTCGCTCGCACGTGGCCTTGGGGGCACCATGGGGAGGATCCGTGAAATCCTTGAAGCTCATGTGCTCTG gaGACTCCATGGACGTCCCTTTCCTGGAGAGCCTCACCTTGCGCGGCACTGAGCGCTCCCTGCCCAGCGTCGCCTGGCTCCTGCCCTCTCCCAACGTGTGGCCCCTTCATCACGTGCTGGTGTCCACCCCGACCCGGAACTACACCGCCAACGACTACCAGGAGCTCTTCCATGACCTGGACCACGACGAGGGCTACGCCATGCGGCAGGACACGCCGCCATTCG ACCTGAGGTTTCCGGGTGTGGAGATGCATTGTCTGTACGGGGTGGACGTGCCGACTCCAGGAAAACTGGTGTACAGCGGACACGCATTTCCGGACGATGACCCTACG gtgGTGACGGATGACGGAGATGGTACGGTGAACCTACGCAGCCTGGAAGCTATCAAGGAGCCATGGAGAGAGCAGGTGCAGCGTGGAATCGTAAAACTCTACCCTCTCGTCAAGGTCAAGCACCTGGGCATCCTCAAGGACCGCCGGGTCATCGATTACATCCTCCGCCTGGCCTCCAACCAGTGA